A window of the Danio aesculapii chromosome 10, fDanAes4.1, whole genome shotgun sequence genome harbors these coding sequences:
- the LOC130236689 gene encoding cystatin-C-like, whose protein sequence is MDICLLVLVSFLSMFHLSGADQPLGWKGGNCSKKGGAAWGWIDANPDREEVQKAAKEAVEQFNSESKAKKYFKLINVTSARTQVTNRVNFKIEAIIGKTKCHKLEGVNIESCLMAKKQLTCRF, encoded by the exons ATGGACATCTGCCTGCTTGTCTTGGTGTCTTTTCTGTCTATGTTTCACTTGAGCGGAGCTGACCAGCCTCTAGGCTGGAAGGGCGGTAATTGTAGCAA GAAAGGTGGAGCTGCTTGGGGATGGATTGATGCCAATCCGGACAGAGAAGAAGTTCAAAAAGCTGCAAAAGAAGCTGTAGAGCAATTCAACAGCGAGTCCAAAGCAAAGAAATACTTCAAACTCATTAATGTCACATCAGCTCGCACTCAG GTGACAAACAGGGTAAACTTCAAAATAGAGGCCATTATTGGAAAGACGAAATGCCACAAATTGGAAGGTGTAAACATTGAGTCTTGTCTCATGGCAAAAAAG caacTGACATGCAGGTTTTGA